From the genome of Gallus gallus isolate bGalGal1 chromosome 24, bGalGal1.mat.broiler.GRCg7b, whole genome shotgun sequence, one region includes:
- the LOC121107518 gene encoding uncharacterized protein LOC121107518 yields the protein MHESRAEPFAQKTAGKTQQNQKVLLLHLLPVGSGGLQSVALHGLQLCRRAESTGTPKCASPMGERGVSEVPWGHSPQPISCPAGVSHIHQPRAASALKSHLKRNQGLIHPCLKMVFSHILLLARPPSRAVAPHPRMGSAAAAGGPTPAPSGQRSCHVHILSFIGFFFFSLFPPILPFLHHDSLGPQQNIWPSHFWFHLLADNLFVDQKGKETQLFRGGVLVGPLVVLLKHELLRCDPDPGKSNTDLPFGSRAVRSQSKRTEGNHSNAHSVSIIGVIRSLGIFGGIHSLHTLPEQLPLGERN from the exons ATGCACGAGAGCAGAGCTGAACCGTTCGCACAGAAAACAG ctggaaaaacacaacaaaatcaaAAGGTCCTTCTGCTCCATCTCCTGCCTGTAGGTTCTGGTGGGTTGCAGAGCGTTGCCCTCCATGgtttgcagctctgcagaagggctgAGAGCACAGGGACACCAAAGTGTGCCTCTCCCATGGGGGAGCGTGGGGTCAGCGAGGTGCCCTGGGGACACTCACCCCAACCCATCTCATGTCCAGCCGGCGTCTCCCATATCCATCAGCCACGTGCAGCCAGCGcattaaaatctcatttaaaaaggAATCAAGGTTTAATCCATCCGTGTTTGAAAATGGTCTTTTCCCATATCCTGCTTTTGGCACGGCCTCCCAGCCGGGCCGTTGCACCTCACCCCAGAAtgggctcagctgctgcagccggGGGTCCCACGCCGGCACCGAGCGGCCAACGGAGCTGCCATGttcatattttatcttttattggctttttttttttttccctctttccccctATTTTACCCTTTCTGCACCACGACTCCCTGGGGCCCCAGCAGAACATCTGGCCAAGCCACTTCTGGTTCCATTTATTGGCGGATAATTTATTTGTGGaccagaagggaaaagagaccCAACTGTTCAGAGGAGGAGTATTGGTAGGGCCGTTGGTGGTGCTGCTCAAACACGAGCTCCTTAGGTGTGATCCAGACCCAGGGAAGTCAAACACAGATCTCCCCTTTGGATCCAGAGCTGTCAGATCTCAGTCCAAACGCACGGAGGGAAATCATTCGAATGCACACTCTGTGAGTATTATTGGTGTTATTCGTTCGCTGGGAATATTTGGAGGTATTCATTCCTTGCACACATTACCAGAGCAGCTCCCGCTCGGAGAACGAAATTAA